In Flavobacterium sp., a single window of DNA contains:
- a CDS encoding response regulator gives MGDDKKLGGKIVYLHSIIIHMTTIFLIDDDPDDREIFAELLAEDHPSIVLQQAINGADAFEKLKSENFTKPDLIFLDLNMPIMDGRTFLQHIKMDPDLKDIPVIIYTTSSSDLDRNFAMENKAAFFLTKQYSLQQQRKDIMAAIKNF, from the coding sequence ATGGGGGATGATAAAAAATTAGGAGGGAAAATAGTATATTTACACTCCATTATTATACATATGACGACCATTTTTTTAATTGATGATGATCCAGACGACCGCGAAATCTTTGCTGAACTGCTGGCCGAAGACCATCCCTCAATTGTACTGCAGCAAGCCATAAATGGCGCAGATGCCTTTGAAAAACTTAAATCTGAAAACTTTACAAAGCCGGATTTGATTTTTCTGGACCTCAATATGCCCATAATGGACGGGCGTACCTTCTTGCAGCACATTAAAATGGATCCGGACCTGAAGGATATACCGGTTATCATATATACGACATCCTCAAGTGATCTGGACAGGAATTTTGCCATGGAAAACAAGGCCGCCTTTTTCCTGACCAAACAATATTCGCTGCAGCAGCAGCGAAAGGATATTATGGCGGCCATAAAGAACTTCTAA
- a CDS encoding ferritin-like domain-containing protein: MKNEVKIQQVNPSLDSRRNFLKISGLTLATAGLVLAGCSDNDNDDNMEDTSLPGIRNGVFDLGSGDFGVLTYAYALEQLEADFYTKVVNASNFNTVFSSLEREVLTDLYHHEVVHRDFFKAALTGALPNPGSQLLPSLAFNYGSLNFNSRTEVLATAKALEDTGVAAYNGAGRLIKTADYLLLAGKIVSVEARHAAAIRSLINPNSKDFAGDDIVNMSTGLDDAKDPSKILPIAANFITTKFTAKYLP, from the coding sequence ATGAAAAACGAAGTTAAAATTCAGCAGGTAAACCCTTCACTTGACAGCAGAAGGAATTTCCTGAAAATCAGCGGTCTCACATTAGCTACAGCAGGTTTGGTTTTGGCCGGATGCAGCGACAATGATAATGACGATAACATGGAGGACACTTCACTTCCGGGAATACGAAACGGTGTATTTGATTTAGGGTCAGGGGATTTCGGCGTGCTTACATATGCCTACGCCCTTGAACAATTAGAAGCAGATTTTTACACTAAAGTGGTGAATGCCTCAAACTTCAATACGGTTTTCAGCAGTTTGGAACGTGAAGTTTTAACAGATCTGTACCACCATGAAGTGGTGCACAGGGATTTCTTTAAAGCGGCATTGACCGGAGCGCTTCCCAATCCGGGCTCTCAGCTGCTTCCCTCTTTAGCCTTTAATTACGGTTCCTTGAATTTCAACAGCCGCACTGAGGTACTGGCCACTGCAAAGGCGCTTGAGGATACGGGAGTGGCCGCCTACAACGGAGCCGGCAGATTGATAAAAACGGCTGACTACCTATTGCTGGCCGGAAAAATTGTTTCTGTAGAGGCCAGACATGCCGCCGCAATAAGAAGCCTGATCAATCCCAATTCAAAAGATTTCGCCGGAGATGATATTGTCAATATGTCAACAGGTCTGGATGACGCAAAAGATCCTTCTAAGATCCTGCCGATTGCCGCGAACTTTATTACTACAAAATTCACGGCCAAATACCTTCCTTAA
- a CDS encoding ferritin-like domain-containing protein, with protein sequence MNILKFIETFTDDNLMKSTGTRRDSFSQFGNIGKNLAMASIPFGLSALTSKAFAKDITATPATPIGALQFALTLEYLENEFYAMALDSGVIPASENGGRDLKVFQQIADHESDHVKFLIAGLGGTASANFVPKPTFDFTVGGAFDPFNDYPTFLALAQAFEDTGVRAYKGQAANLITAPDLLTAALQIHSVEARHASEVRRLRGLKGWISNSERGAGMPAATQAVYDGEGITMQAGFNTASAFGAAAGSEAYDEPLTTQQVVDIANIFIV encoded by the coding sequence ATGAATATCTTAAAATTTATAGAAACTTTTACCGATGATAATTTGATGAAAAGCACCGGCACCCGCAGGGACAGCTTTTCGCAGTTTGGGAATATCGGAAAAAATCTAGCCATGGCATCAATCCCTTTCGGATTATCAGCTCTTACCAGCAAAGCTTTTGCTAAAGACATTACAGCAACTCCGGCAACTCCTATCGGGGCACTCCAGTTTGCATTGACTCTGGAATATCTTGAAAATGAATTTTATGCTATGGCACTGGATTCAGGGGTGATCCCTGCCTCTGAAAACGGCGGACGGGATCTGAAAGTTTTCCAGCAGATTGCAGATCATGAATCCGACCATGTCAAGTTTTTGATTGCAGGACTGGGAGGAACGGCAAGTGCCAATTTTGTTCCAAAACCTACTTTCGATTTTACAGTAGGAGGAGCTTTTGATCCTTTCAATGATTACCCTACCTTTTTAGCGTTAGCGCAGGCTTTTGAGGATACCGGTGTAAGGGCCTACAAAGGCCAGGCGGCCAACTTGATAACAGCACCCGATTTATTGACCGCTGCCTTGCAGATCCATTCTGTTGAAGCGCGCCATGCTTCAGAAGTCAGAAGGCTCAGAGGTCTTAAAGGATGGATTTCCAATTCTGAGAGAGGTGCAGGAATGCCGGCTGCGACACAGGCTGTGTATGATGGAGAAGGTATCACGATGCAGGCAGGGTTCAACACGGCCTCTGCATTTGGAGCCGCGGCAGGATCTGAAGCCTATGACGAACCGCTTACCACCCAGCAGGTGGTCGATATCGCCAACATCTTTATTGTCTGA
- a CDS encoding YciI family protein, producing MKKFLLLLHEDIEKLNELSSKEMQQLADAHMNWAERLAAAGHLISGDGLQEKSVLISGKDCIIKDGPHLESKEIIGGYYLLQADDLKTAVELAKECPAHLYGGTTEIRQIMEMEEYGQ from the coding sequence ATGAAAAAGTTCCTATTATTACTTCATGAAGACATTGAAAAACTAAATGAGCTCTCATCAAAAGAAATGCAGCAGCTGGCTGATGCGCATATGAATTGGGCAGAGAGATTAGCCGCGGCAGGACATTTGATTTCAGGCGACGGACTGCAGGAAAAAAGTGTTTTGATCAGCGGGAAAGACTGCATCATCAAAGACGGGCCTCATCTGGAATCCAAAGAAATTATCGGCGGCTATTATTTACTGCAGGCAGACGATTTAAAAACGGCTGTCGAACTGGCCAAGGAATGTCCTGCCCATCTTTACGGAGGCACTACCGAAATCCGCCAGATAATGGAAATGGAAGAATATGGGCAATGA
- a CDS encoding fasciclin domain-containing protein, with protein sequence MKTRKFLALAVLTLGFGFTMNAQKTVMVGGAAMYPNKNIIENAVNSKDHTTLVAAVKAAGLVETLQGKGPFTVFAPTNEAFGKLPAGTVDNLLKPENMKMLQTILTYHVVAGKMNSSDIAKAIKAGKGKAVLKTVSGGTLTAWMEGKDLYISDENGNKSKVTIADVNQSNGVIHVVDAVLLPKM encoded by the coding sequence ATGAAAACTAGAAAATTTTTAGCCTTGGCAGTCTTAACATTGGGATTCGGATTTACGATGAACGCCCAGAAAACCGTGATGGTGGGAGGGGCAGCAATGTATCCAAATAAAAACATAATAGAAAATGCAGTCAACTCTAAGGACCATACCACACTTGTGGCGGCGGTAAAAGCGGCGGGACTGGTAGAGACGCTTCAGGGAAAAGGCCCTTTCACCGTATTTGCACCCACCAATGAAGCCTTCGGCAAACTTCCTGCAGGAACAGTAGACAATTTACTGAAACCGGAAAACATGAAAATGCTGCAGACTATTCTGACCTATCATGTGGTTGCAGGAAAGATGAACAGTTCCGATATTGCAAAAGCGATAAAAGCAGGAAAAGGAAAAGCAGTGCTGAAAACAGTAAGCGGCGGTACGCTGACGGCCTGGATGGAGGGTAAGGATTTATATATCAGCGACGAGAACGGCAATAAGTCTAAGGTTACCATAGCGGACGTAAACCAGTCAAACGGTGTAATCCATGTGGTTGATGCTGTCCTGCTTCCAAAGATGTAA
- a CDS encoding DUF6596 domain-containing protein produces the protein MGNEMFFGEERNYRALYGKLFAALLNQFGADYISEIEDAIHNSLLKSLKIRSQNTILKNMENWLFIVARNDLLNQIKKDKEINSFSAQHMEGYAAESCQTDLRLQTVLFISAVENISSQAKILFALKDIFGLSISEISRCTLMGKEAVYKSIARTKKNIQSQFKGKTVELDSIAAVREDIARAEEIFYAVFNIGYDCFDEKAQGVFNEDLCLDAMALAKLLYGRYKYGSTGSLLALFCFHAARSAARVVNGRLISFFSQDREKWNTELIALGFHYLKKPKTLNRFYLEAVIISRYMSIAELTQNDWLDIVKLHEIMQQVCLSPIARLNYCFCLAKIGKTQQALQILSQIEKELPAEHIYFSLVKAKILKETRPEESDYLFTSVLSKMNQKIRKEYLLENESVGL, from the coding sequence ATGGGCAATGAAATGTTTTTCGGGGAAGAAAGGAATTATCGGGCATTATACGGAAAGCTGTTTGCAGCGTTATTAAATCAGTTTGGTGCAGATTATATTTCTGAAATTGAGGATGCCATTCATAATTCCTTATTAAAATCCTTAAAAATACGCAGCCAGAATACCATCCTGAAAAATATGGAAAACTGGCTTTTCATCGTTGCCCGAAATGACCTGCTGAACCAGATCAAAAAGGATAAAGAAATAAACAGTTTTTCTGCGCAACATATGGAAGGTTATGCGGCGGAAAGCTGCCAGACTGACCTGCGGCTCCAGACCGTTCTCTTTATATCTGCTGTAGAAAATATTTCCAGCCAAGCCAAAATACTCTTTGCTCTTAAGGATATTTTTGGGTTAAGCATATCTGAAATAAGCCGCTGCACCTTGATGGGTAAAGAAGCAGTTTACAAAAGCATTGCCAGGACAAAGAAAAACATCCAGTCCCAATTTAAGGGCAAAACTGTCGAACTGGATTCAATAGCAGCCGTCAGGGAAGATATCGCCAGGGCAGAAGAAATATTTTATGCTGTTTTTAATATAGGCTATGACTGTTTTGATGAAAAGGCCCAAGGGGTTTTCAATGAAGATTTATGCCTGGACGCAATGGCTCTGGCTAAACTTTTATACGGCCGCTATAAGTATGGCTCTACAGGCAGTCTGCTGGCCCTTTTCTGCTTTCATGCCGCAAGAAGTGCAGCCCGGGTTGTCAATGGCAGGCTCATTTCTTTTTTCAGCCAGGACCGCGAAAAATGGAATACGGAACTGATCGCTTTAGGCTTTCATTATCTTAAAAAACCCAAAACCTTAAACCGTTTTTATCTTGAAGCGGTTATTATCAGCAGGTACATGTCCATTGCGGAGCTAACACAAAATGACTGGCTTGATATTGTGAAATTACATGAAATCATGCAGCAGGTCTGCCTGTCTCCTATTGCAAGACTGAACTATTGTTTTTGTCTGGCTAAAATTGGAAAAACGCAGCAGGCGCTGCAGATTCTTTCTCAGATTGAAAAAGAGCTGCCGGCCGAACATATCTATTTTTCTCTGGTAAAAGCTAAAATCCTAAAAGAAACCAGACCTGAAGAGTCCGATTATCTATTCACTTCGGTGCTAAGTAAAATGAACCAGAAAATAAGGAAAGAATACCTGCTGGAAAACGAGTCAGTCGGATTATAA